From Streptomyces sp. 6-11-2, one genomic window encodes:
- the thiO gene encoding glycine oxidase ThiO, whose translation MSLPRTSDVLVVGGGIIGLVTAWRSAQRGFTTAVVDPEPGGGVAQVAAGMLAAVTELHYGEQTLLGLNLASARRYPDFVAELTGLTGHDLGYRRCGTLAVALDADDRAHLRELHDLQRRSGLDSEWLSGRECRRLEPMLAPGVRGGLRVDGDHQIDPRRLAGALVAACERAGVVFHRGWAERLTVTRDRATGCVLRDGTAHAADRVVIAAGGHSGRLGGVPDDVLPPVRPVKGQVLRLTVPKRYAPFLSRTVRAVVRGSQVYLVPRLSGELVVGATSEELGWDTTVTAGGVYELLRDAHELVPGITELPLTETRAGLRPGSPDNAPLIGPTGLDGLLLATGHYRNGVLLTPVTGDAMAHVLTTGELPDEVRPFSPGRFHARALTEQPV comes from the coding sequence ATGTCGTTGCCACGTACGTCAGACGTCCTCGTCGTGGGGGGCGGGATCATCGGGCTGGTGACGGCCTGGCGCTCGGCGCAGCGCGGGTTCACCACGGCCGTGGTGGACCCCGAGCCGGGCGGCGGGGTCGCACAGGTGGCCGCCGGGATGCTGGCCGCCGTCACCGAACTGCACTACGGCGAGCAGACCCTGCTCGGACTCAACCTGGCCTCCGCCCGCCGCTACCCCGACTTCGTGGCCGAGCTGACCGGGCTGACCGGCCACGACCTCGGCTACCGCCGCTGCGGCACCCTCGCCGTGGCGCTGGACGCCGACGACCGCGCCCACCTGCGGGAACTGCACGACCTTCAGCGCCGTTCGGGCCTGGACTCCGAGTGGCTGTCCGGGCGGGAGTGCCGCCGGCTCGAGCCGATGCTCGCGCCGGGCGTGCGCGGCGGGCTGCGGGTGGACGGCGACCACCAGATCGACCCGCGGCGGCTCGCCGGCGCCCTGGTCGCGGCCTGCGAGCGGGCGGGGGTGGTCTTCCACCGCGGCTGGGCCGAGCGGCTCACCGTCACCCGCGACCGCGCCACGGGCTGTGTGCTGCGCGACGGCACCGCGCATGCCGCGGACCGGGTGGTGATCGCGGCGGGCGGCCACAGCGGACGGCTCGGGGGCGTCCCGGACGACGTGCTGCCACCGGTGCGGCCGGTGAAGGGGCAGGTGCTGCGGCTGACGGTGCCGAAGCGGTACGCGCCGTTCCTGAGCCGTACCGTGCGCGCCGTGGTGCGCGGCAGCCAGGTCTACCTGGTGCCGCGGCTCAGCGGCGAGCTGGTCGTCGGGGCCACGAGCGAGGAGCTGGGCTGGGACACGACGGTGACGGCGGGCGGCGTGTACGAGCTGCTGCGCGACGCGCACGAGCTGGTGCCCGGGATCACCGAGCTGCCGCTCACGGAGACCCGGGCGGGACTCCGGCCCGGCTCCCCGGACAACGCGCCGCTGATCGGCCCGACCGGGCTTGACGGCCTGCTGCTGGCCACCGGGCACTACCGCAACGGCGTGCTGCTCACGCCGGTCACCGGTGACGCCATGGCGCACGTCCTGACCACCGGCGAGCTGCCGGACGAGGTCCGTCCCTTCTCCCCTGGGCGCTTCCACGCCAGGGCACTCACGGAGCAGCCCGTATGA
- the thiS gene encoding sulfur carrier protein ThiS codes for MNISVNGEPCRVTPGTSLDTVVRTLSAAPSGVAAALNETVVPRARWSSTALTEGDRVEVLTAVQGG; via the coding sequence ATGAACATCTCCGTCAACGGCGAGCCCTGCCGGGTCACGCCCGGCACATCCCTCGACACCGTCGTGCGGACCCTGAGCGCGGCGCCCTCCGGGGTGGCCGCCGCCCTCAACGAGACCGTCGTCCCGCGCGCGCGGTGGTCGTCCACGGCCCTGACCGAGGGCGACCGCGTCGAAGTGCTGACCGCCGTCCAGGGAGGCTGA